Below is a genomic region from Methanothermobacter tenebrarum.
CTCCCTCTTCGGCGTATTATTGTATCTCATCGGCAGATTACCCTGTGAAAACATGACTATAATATTTTGGCTGGGCTTTACAGGAACCTTGACCTGCCTATTATATAATAGCTTATTTAAATGGCGTATAAGTTTCCTGAATCTGTTTTTGAATGCTTTTTTTGTCCTGGGAGCGTTCATGCTACTTATCGGCATGGAAAAAATAAACAATAGCCTACTCATTGAACTTTACCTTTTGATACTAATCCCCATCTGGATCATAACCCGGATACTATCATCACAAAAAGCACATAGGAGAATATGTGAAATTTGCGATCTGAAAAAATGTCAAAAAAATATAAAGGAGTGATGAAAAAATGGTCTATTGCCCAAAATGTGGTAAAAAAAATGAAGAGGACGCAGAATTTTGCTCAGGCTGCGGAGCACCCCTACAAATCCAAAAACAAGGGGACACATGCTTCAACCGACCAGAAGAACGCTATAAGGAAGAATGCTTCGGCCTGCCCCATGGTGGGTTAATAGTAGGCGTGATATTCGGAACGCTCTTGATAATCATTGGAATTTCAGCCATACTAAAGATAGATATCGGATACATCATAGGCCCCTCTATAATGATAATCATAGGAATACTTATCATAGTCGGCGCCATATACAAAATCCTCAAAAAAAGCTAAAAACCCTGTGTTGTCTAAAACC
It encodes:
- a CDS encoding zinc-ribbon domain-containing protein, whose amino-acid sequence is MVYCPKCGKKNEEDAEFCSGCGAPLQIQKQGDTCFNRPEERYKEECFGLPHGGLIVGVIFGTLLIIIGISAILKIDIGYIIGPSIMIIIGILIIVGAIYKILKKS